A single window of Acanthopagrus latus isolate v.2019 chromosome 1, fAcaLat1.1, whole genome shotgun sequence DNA harbors:
- the LOC119018880 gene encoding calcium-binding mitochondrial carrier protein SCaMC-3-like isoform X2: MLDIGEQLTVPDEFSEEEKKSGYVWRQLMAGAMAGSVSRTGTAPLDRLKVFRQVHGSSDFKGNVQSGFRYMVNEGGLQSLWRGNGINVLKIAPETAIKFTAYEQIKTVMRGSNERNLRVHERFVAGSLAGATAQTAIYPMEVLKTRLTLRKTGQYSGIADCVRQMLQREGVPAFYKGYLPNMLSIVPYAGIDLAVYETLKFSWLNRNRGLADPGVMVLVGCGAVSSTCGQLASYPLALIRTRMQAQVSVKGAPKPSMLALLHNIVTQEGVAGLYRGISPNLLKVIPAVSVSYVVYEYTRILLGVDIEGRRGGKGKE, translated from the exons ATGTTGGATATCGGTGAGCAGCTGACAGTCCCAGATGAGttctctgaggaggagaagaagtctGGCTATGTGTGGCGGCAGCTGATGGCTGGAGCCATGGCTGGGTCTGTGTCTCGGACTGGGACCGCCCCCTTAGACCGGCTCAAAGTCTTCCGGCAG GTTCACGGCTCCAGTGATTTCAAAGGGAACGTGCAGAGCGGTTTTCGGTACATGGTCAATGAAGGAGGACTGCAGTCATTGTGGAGGGGCAACGGGATCAATGTTCTTAAAATTGCCCCAGAAACTGCTATCAAGTTCACAGCTTATGAACAG ATCAAGACTGTGATGCGTGGCAGTAATGAAAGAAATCTGAGGGTTCATGAGAGGTTTGTTGCCGGCTCCCTGGCCGGAGCTACAGCTCAGACTGCCATCTACCCAATGGAG GTGCTGAAGACCCGTCTCACGCTAAGAAAAACAGGCCAATACTCAGGAATAGCAGACTGTGTCAGACAGATGTTACAGAGAGAGGGTGTCCCGGCCTTCTACAAAGGCTACTTACCCAACATGCTGAGTATTGTCCCTTACGCTGGCATCGACCTGGCTGTCTATGAG ACTCTGAAGTTTTCCTGGCTGAACAGGAACAGGGGTTTAGCTGACCCGGGGGTTATGGTGCTGGTCGGCTGCGGTGCCGTCTCCAGCACCTGCGGACAGCTGGCAAGTTACCCGCTGGCACTGATCCGCACCCGAATGCAGGCACAAG TTTCGGTGAAGGGAGCCCCTAAACCCTCCATGTTGGCCTTGCTCCACAACATCGTGACCCAGGAGGGCGTGGCCGGACTTTATCGAGGAATCTCCCCAAACCTACTGAAAGTCATCCCGGCCGTCAGCGTGTCCTATGTGGTCTACGAATACACAAGGATACTCCTGGGAGTGGACATCGAGGGTAGGAGGGGTGGGAAAGGGAAGGAATAG
- the LOC119018880 gene encoding calcium-binding mitochondrial carrier protein SCaMC-3-like isoform X1: MAPPWTWFPWAHCQSSGSPGPGKEREKRWAELFDQLDLNKDGHIDISELRAGLAGRGLTKGSLERMVKAGDTNQDGVLDFEEFTQYLRAHEKQLKIMFRNLDRNNDGQIDAAEIQHSLRAIGVNISLKDATRILQRMDKDGTMTIDWDEWRDYFLFNPLSNMEEVARYWKRSMMLDIGEQLTVPDEFSEEEKKSGYVWRQLMAGAMAGSVSRTGTAPLDRLKVFRQVHGSSDFKGNVQSGFRYMVNEGGLQSLWRGNGINVLKIAPETAIKFTAYEQIKTVMRGSNERNLRVHERFVAGSLAGATAQTAIYPMEVLKTRLTLRKTGQYSGIADCVRQMLQREGVPAFYKGYLPNMLSIVPYAGIDLAVYETLKFSWLNRNRGLADPGVMVLVGCGAVSSTCGQLASYPLALIRTRMQAQVSVKGAPKPSMLALLHNIVTQEGVAGLYRGISPNLLKVIPAVSVSYVVYEYTRILLGVDIEGRRGGKGKE; the protein is encoded by the exons ATGGCACCCCCATGGACTTGGTTCCCTTGGGCGCACTGCCAGAGCAGCGGGTCTCCCGGTCCGGgcaaggagagggagaagcgCTGGGCTGAGCTGTTCGATCAGCTGGACCTCAACAAAGATGGACACATCGACATCAGTGAACTGCGGGCAGGGCTGGCAGGCCGGGGGCTTACCAAGGGCTCCCTGGAGAGG atGGTGAAGGCTGGGGACACCAACCAGGATGGAGTGCTGGACTTTGAAGAGTTCACGCAGTATCTTCGCGCTCACGAAAAACAGCTTAAAATCATGTTTCGTAACCTGGACAGAAACAATGACG GTCAGATAGATGCGGCGGAGATCCAGCACTCTCTCCGTGCCATCGGTGTGAACATTAGCCTGAAAGATGCCACCAGGATTTTGCAAAG AATGGACAAAGACGGTACCATGACCATCGACTGGGATGAGTGGCGGGACTACTTCCTGTTCAACCCTCTCAGTAACATGGAGGAGGTGGCACGCTACTGGAAACGCTCAATG ATGTTGGATATCGGTGAGCAGCTGACAGTCCCAGATGAGttctctgaggaggagaagaagtctGGCTATGTGTGGCGGCAGCTGATGGCTGGAGCCATGGCTGGGTCTGTGTCTCGGACTGGGACCGCCCCCTTAGACCGGCTCAAAGTCTTCCGGCAG GTTCACGGCTCCAGTGATTTCAAAGGGAACGTGCAGAGCGGTTTTCGGTACATGGTCAATGAAGGAGGACTGCAGTCATTGTGGAGGGGCAACGGGATCAATGTTCTTAAAATTGCCCCAGAAACTGCTATCAAGTTCACAGCTTATGAACAG ATCAAGACTGTGATGCGTGGCAGTAATGAAAGAAATCTGAGGGTTCATGAGAGGTTTGTTGCCGGCTCCCTGGCCGGAGCTACAGCTCAGACTGCCATCTACCCAATGGAG GTGCTGAAGACCCGTCTCACGCTAAGAAAAACAGGCCAATACTCAGGAATAGCAGACTGTGTCAGACAGATGTTACAGAGAGAGGGTGTCCCGGCCTTCTACAAAGGCTACTTACCCAACATGCTGAGTATTGTCCCTTACGCTGGCATCGACCTGGCTGTCTATGAG ACTCTGAAGTTTTCCTGGCTGAACAGGAACAGGGGTTTAGCTGACCCGGGGGTTATGGTGCTGGTCGGCTGCGGTGCCGTCTCCAGCACCTGCGGACAGCTGGCAAGTTACCCGCTGGCACTGATCCGCACCCGAATGCAGGCACAAG TTTCGGTGAAGGGAGCCCCTAAACCCTCCATGTTGGCCTTGCTCCACAACATCGTGACCCAGGAGGGCGTGGCCGGACTTTATCGAGGAATCTCCCCAAACCTACTGAAAGTCATCCCGGCCGTCAGCGTGTCCTATGTGGTCTACGAATACACAAGGATACTCCTGGGAGTGGACATCGAGGGTAGGAGGGGTGGGAAAGGGAAGGAATAG
- the dcaf15 gene encoding DDB1- and CUL4-associated factor 15 isoform X2, translated as MLSGQFSQRLFTKLPPRVCVPLKNIVSEEFLRAGHIFLGFTKCGRYVLSYTSDCGEDDDFSFYTYHLYWWEFNLHSRLKQVHHVRLFAGEEIYSDLYLTVCEWPNDHSKIVIFGFNTRSSSSVLMNLMMSDENNRDIYITIASMPPPKPCSHCCPVPSATTIRTGSGECLEHGYVLNSRYQVVYPFPTFQPAFQLKKDQVILLNTSYSLVACGISLCPGKQGQTSQILYTKRAALSSQASAAFSPTSSASASSLPLGSPESRLPPSRPAPVPSSPSQSQAAVRAREFAADLFRRAQGGGGGGGKENEGQTEKRKADGGEKEAARVPGDKGINVESGREEEDSRERREEERRTSLPHASTSAGSRSLPQCPEQVMSPASSSSSPSSPPTPSSSQEAGPSEPGYVNYSRLQYCLQQPGAAEQHAGGYEDDKVQLPFTVTDLKGRNLQLVTGPHSGQSVCVEQLTLDFEYLINEVIRSDAAWAPQFCSFSDYDVVILEVCPETNTVMINIGLLLLAFSNSDEEHCRPNTYHSNLQVSWDLNTGVCCTVGVGDLTEVKGQTSGSVWSSYRKSCVNTVMKWLVPESSSRYINRMTNEALHKGSSLQVLADVDRCTWIVL; from the exons ATG CTATCAGGACAGTTTTCTCAGCGGCTGTTCACGAAGCTGCCACCTCGAGTGTGTGTCCCATTAAAGAACATTGTCAGCGAGGAGTTCCTGAGAGcagg ACATATCTTTCTAGGCTTCACCAAATGTGGCCGCTACGTTCTGTCCTACACCAGTGACTGTGGAGAGGATGATGATTTCTCTTTCTATACCTACCATCTCTATTGGTGGGAGTTCAACCTGCACAGTAGACTCAAACAG GTCCATCATGTACGTCTGTTTGCAGGAGAGGAAATCTACAGTGACCTGTAcctcactgtgtgtgagtggcCAAATGACCACTCCAAAATTGTTATCTTTGGCTTCAA CACACGCAGCTCAAGCTCTGTTCTGATGAATTTAATGATGAGcgatgaaaacaacagagataTCTACATCACTATTGCCTCCATGCCTCCTCCTAAACCTTGCTCACACTGCTGCCCAGTTCCTTCAGCCACAACCATACGCACAG gAAGTGGTGAGTGTCTGGAGCATGGTTATGTGCTGAACAGCAGGTACCAGGTGGTGTACCCTTTCCCTACTTTCCAGCCAGCTTTCCAGCTGAAGAAGGACCAGGTCATCCTGTTAAACACTAGCTACTCTCTGGTGGCCTGTGGCATCTCACTCTGCCCAG GTAAACAGGGTCAGACATCACAGATCCTTTACACAAAGAGAGCGGCTTTGTCAAGTCAAGCCTCAGCTGCTTTTtcccccacctcctctgcctctgcttcGTCACTACCTCTGGGATCTCCTGAAAGCCGGCTGCCACCTAGCAGACCTGCTCCAGTTCCTTCATCTCCGAGCCAGTCACAAGCAGCCGTGCGAGCCCGGGagtttgctgctgatctctTCAGGCGGGcccagggaggaggaggaggaggagggaaagaaaatgaaggccagacagaaaagagaaaagctgaTGGTGGTGAAAAAGAGGCAGCACGTGTACCAGGAGACAAAGGGATTAATGtagagagcgggagagaggaggaggattccagagagaggagagaggaggagaggcggacTAGTTTACCACATGCTTCAACATCGGCTGGGAGCCGCAGTTTGCCACAGTGCCCTGAACAAGTGATGTctcctgcctcttcttcttcatcaccgTCATCCCCTCCAACTCCGTCCTCATCCCAGGAGGCTGGCCCCAGTGAGCCTGGATACGTCAACTATTCACGCCTACAATACTGCCTTCAACAGCCAggggcagcagagcagcatgcagggg GTTATGAAGATGACAAAGTTCAGCTTCCTTTCACAGtcactgaccttaaaggacggAACCTGCAGCTCGTCACCGGGCCACACAGCGGACAG AGTGTGTGCGTGGAGCAGTTGACTCTAGACTTTGAGTATCTTATCAATGAGGTGATTAGGAGTGATGCTGCCTGGGCCCCTCAGTTCTGCTCATTCAGCGACTATGATGTTGTGATATTAGAg GTGTGTCCTGAAACCAACACTGTGATGATCAACATTGGTCTGCTGTTACTGGCTTTCTCCAACTCGGATGAGGAACACTGCAG GCCAAACACGTACCATTCCAATCTGCAGGTCAGCTGGGACCTGAACACAGGTGTATGTTGCACCGTGGGTGTTGGTGACCTTACAGAGGTTAAGGGTCAAACTAG TGGGAGTGTGTGGAGCTCTTACAGGAAGTCCTGTGTGAACACAGTGATGAAGTGGTTGGTTCCTGAAAGCAGCTCCCGCTACATTAATCGTATGACCAATGAAGCTCTACACAAAG GCTCGTCCCTGCAAGTGTTGGCAGATGTTGACCGATGTACCTGGATTGTATTATGA
- the dcaf15 gene encoding DDB1- and CUL4-associated factor 15 isoform X1: MAPSSKSEKDDSKQKAQRKHKDHVVKLLMRGKLSGQFSQRLFTKLPPRVCVPLKNIVSEEFLRAGHIFLGFTKCGRYVLSYTSDCGEDDDFSFYTYHLYWWEFNLHSRLKQVHHVRLFAGEEIYSDLYLTVCEWPNDHSKIVIFGFNTRSSSSVLMNLMMSDENNRDIYITIASMPPPKPCSHCCPVPSATTIRTGSGECLEHGYVLNSRYQVVYPFPTFQPAFQLKKDQVILLNTSYSLVACGISLCPGKQGQTSQILYTKRAALSSQASAAFSPTSSASASSLPLGSPESRLPPSRPAPVPSSPSQSQAAVRAREFAADLFRRAQGGGGGGGKENEGQTEKRKADGGEKEAARVPGDKGINVESGREEEDSRERREEERRTSLPHASTSAGSRSLPQCPEQVMSPASSSSSPSSPPTPSSSQEAGPSEPGYVNYSRLQYCLQQPGAAEQHAGGYEDDKVQLPFTVTDLKGRNLQLVTGPHSGQSVCVEQLTLDFEYLINEVIRSDAAWAPQFCSFSDYDVVILEVCPETNTVMINIGLLLLAFSNSDEEHCRPNTYHSNLQVSWDLNTGVCCTVGVGDLTEVKGQTSGSVWSSYRKSCVNTVMKWLVPESSSRYINRMTNEALHKGSSLQVLADVDRCTWIVL; encoded by the exons ATGGCGCCCAGCTCGAAATCCGAAAAGGACGATAGCAAACAGAAagctcaaagaaaacacaaagaccatGTCGTGAAGCTTCTCATGCGTGGGAAG CTATCAGGACAGTTTTCTCAGCGGCTGTTCACGAAGCTGCCACCTCGAGTGTGTGTCCCATTAAAGAACATTGTCAGCGAGGAGTTCCTGAGAGcagg ACATATCTTTCTAGGCTTCACCAAATGTGGCCGCTACGTTCTGTCCTACACCAGTGACTGTGGAGAGGATGATGATTTCTCTTTCTATACCTACCATCTCTATTGGTGGGAGTTCAACCTGCACAGTAGACTCAAACAG GTCCATCATGTACGTCTGTTTGCAGGAGAGGAAATCTACAGTGACCTGTAcctcactgtgtgtgagtggcCAAATGACCACTCCAAAATTGTTATCTTTGGCTTCAA CACACGCAGCTCAAGCTCTGTTCTGATGAATTTAATGATGAGcgatgaaaacaacagagataTCTACATCACTATTGCCTCCATGCCTCCTCCTAAACCTTGCTCACACTGCTGCCCAGTTCCTTCAGCCACAACCATACGCACAG gAAGTGGTGAGTGTCTGGAGCATGGTTATGTGCTGAACAGCAGGTACCAGGTGGTGTACCCTTTCCCTACTTTCCAGCCAGCTTTCCAGCTGAAGAAGGACCAGGTCATCCTGTTAAACACTAGCTACTCTCTGGTGGCCTGTGGCATCTCACTCTGCCCAG GTAAACAGGGTCAGACATCACAGATCCTTTACACAAAGAGAGCGGCTTTGTCAAGTCAAGCCTCAGCTGCTTTTtcccccacctcctctgcctctgcttcGTCACTACCTCTGGGATCTCCTGAAAGCCGGCTGCCACCTAGCAGACCTGCTCCAGTTCCTTCATCTCCGAGCCAGTCACAAGCAGCCGTGCGAGCCCGGGagtttgctgctgatctctTCAGGCGGGcccagggaggaggaggaggaggagggaaagaaaatgaaggccagacagaaaagagaaaagctgaTGGTGGTGAAAAAGAGGCAGCACGTGTACCAGGAGACAAAGGGATTAATGtagagagcgggagagaggaggaggattccagagagaggagagaggaggagaggcggacTAGTTTACCACATGCTTCAACATCGGCTGGGAGCCGCAGTTTGCCACAGTGCCCTGAACAAGTGATGTctcctgcctcttcttcttcatcaccgTCATCCCCTCCAACTCCGTCCTCATCCCAGGAGGCTGGCCCCAGTGAGCCTGGATACGTCAACTATTCACGCCTACAATACTGCCTTCAACAGCCAggggcagcagagcagcatgcagggg GTTATGAAGATGACAAAGTTCAGCTTCCTTTCACAGtcactgaccttaaaggacggAACCTGCAGCTCGTCACCGGGCCACACAGCGGACAG AGTGTGTGCGTGGAGCAGTTGACTCTAGACTTTGAGTATCTTATCAATGAGGTGATTAGGAGTGATGCTGCCTGGGCCCCTCAGTTCTGCTCATTCAGCGACTATGATGTTGTGATATTAGAg GTGTGTCCTGAAACCAACACTGTGATGATCAACATTGGTCTGCTGTTACTGGCTTTCTCCAACTCGGATGAGGAACACTGCAG GCCAAACACGTACCATTCCAATCTGCAGGTCAGCTGGGACCTGAACACAGGTGTATGTTGCACCGTGGGTGTTGGTGACCTTACAGAGGTTAAGGGTCAAACTAG TGGGAGTGTGTGGAGCTCTTACAGGAAGTCCTGTGTGAACACAGTGATGAAGTGGTTGGTTCCTGAAAGCAGCTCCCGCTACATTAATCGTATGACCAATGAAGCTCTACACAAAG GCTCGTCCCTGCAAGTGTTGGCAGATGTTGACCGATGTACCTGGATTGTATTATGA
- the LOC119018452 gene encoding far upstream element-binding protein 2 isoform X2 has protein sequence MVGLIIGRGGEQINKIQQDSGCKVQIAHDSAGLSERSVSLTGSPDAVERAKALIDDIVSRGHESSNGQTGSMQEMIIPAGKAGLIIGKGGETIKQLQERAGVKMILIQDGSQGPNIDKPLRIIGDPYKVQQAKDMVNEILRDRDHAGFGDRNEYGSRMGGGGGGGGGNGGGGIDIAVPRHSVGVVIGRNGEMIKKIQSDAGVKIQFKPDDGTGPDKIAHIMGPPDQCQHAASIITDLLQSIRAREEGGQGGPPGGGMLPGGRGRGRGQGNWGPPGGEMTFSIPAHKCGLVIGRGGENVKSINQQTGAFVEISRQPPPNGDPNFKLFIIRGSPQQIDHAKQLIEEKIEAPLCPVGGGGGPGPGGPGGPMGPYNPNPYNAGPPGGAPHGAAPGGPQFCPQGWGNNYQQWQAPGQHDPSKATADPNAAWAAYYAQYYSQQPGGAMPAPTPGATAAAAPGDQSQAAQAPGGQPDYTKAWEEYYKKMGMTQPAGGAAAAPSAAPAATAAAGGAAAGGQQDYSAAWAEYYRQQAAYYGQGGQAPGQAAAPQQGQQPQ, from the exons ATGGTCGGTCTGA TCATTGGCAGAGGAGGTGAACAGATTAACAAAATACAGCAGGATTCTGGTTGCAAGGTCCAGATCGCACATG ACAGTGCTGGTCTTTCAGAAAGAAGTGTTTCTCTGACCGGCTCACCAGACGCCGTAGA GAGAGCCAAGGCACTTATTGATGACATAGTGTCAAGGGGTCATGAGTCATCCAATGGACAGACAGGTTCCATGCAGGAGATGATCATCCCTGCAGGCAAGGCTGGCCTTATTATAGGCAAAGGAGGAGAGACCATTAAACAGCTACAG GAGCGTGCTGGAGTTAAAATGATTCTTATTCAAGATGGATCCCAGGGTCCCAACATCGATAAACCCCTGCGCATCATTGGAGACCCTTACAAAGTGCAG caagcAAAGGATATGGTTAATGAGATTCTACGAGACAGGGATCATGCAGGTTTTGGAGACCGGAATGAATACGGATCGAGgatgggtggaggtggtggcggcggcggcggcaaTGGGGGTGGCGGCATCGAT ATAGCTGTTCCCCGTCACTCTGTGGGAGTTGTAATTGGTCGAAATGGGGAGATGATCAAGAAGATCCAGAGTGATGCTGGAGTGAAGATACAGTTTAAACCAG ATGATGGTACAGGTCCTGACAAAATAGCCCATATTATGGGTCCACCTGACCAGTGTCAGCATGCTGCCTCAATCATCACTGATCTGCTACAGAGCATAAGGGCCCGAGAGGAGGGTGGACAGGGG GGTCCCCCAGGTGGAGGTATGCTGCCTGGTGGGCGAGGACGGGGAAGAGGCCAGGGAAACTGGGGTCCTCCAGGAGGAGAGATGACCTTCTCCATTCCTGCACACAAATGTGGGCTCGTCattggcagaggaggagagaatgtCAAGTCCATCAACCAACAGACCGGTGCATTTGTGGAGATATCTCGTCAGCCTCCACCAAACGGTGACCCAAACTTCAAACTGTTCATCATCCGAGGGTCTCCGCAACAGATTGACCATGCAAAACAGCTTATAGAGGAGAAGATTGAG gctcCACTGTGCCcagttggtggtggtggtggaccAGGTCCAGGAGGCCCAGGTGGTCCAATGGGTCCCTATAATCCCAACCCTTATAATGCAGGGCCACCTGGTGGTGCTCCTCA TGGTGCTGCACCCGGTGGTCCCCAGTTCTGTCCCCAGGGTTGGGGAAATAACTATCAGCAGTGGCAAGCTCCAGGTCAACATGACCCTA GTAAGGCAACAGCAGACCCGAATGCTGCATGGGCGGCTTACTACGCACAGTATTATAGCCAACAGCCAGGAGGTGCCATGCCAGCCCCAACACCTGGAgctactgcagcagcagcaccaggagaTCAGAGCCAGGCAGCACAGGCGCCTGGGGGCCAGCCAGACTACACGAAGGCTTGGGAGGAGTACTACAAGAAGATGGGCATGA ccCAGCCAGCTGGAGGGGCAGCAGCTGCTCCTAGTGCAGCACCAGctgccactgcagcagcaggaggagctgcagctggaggccAGCAGGACTACAGCGCAGCCTGGGCTGAGTACTACAGACAGCAGGCTGCCTACTATGGACAGGGAGGGCAGGCGCCTGGTCAGGCAGCTGCTCCACAGCAGGGACAACAG cCCCAGTAA
- the LOC119018452 gene encoding far upstream element-binding protein 2 isoform X1, with product MSDYGGLSTNGVGAGMKNDAFADAVQRARQIAAKIGGDGVPAVSNNGGAENYPYAAQKRSLEEADEPDAKKVASQSEIDSALSIGAQLAALSQQSVRPSTITEECRVPDGMVGLIIGRGGEQINKIQQDSGCKVQIAHDSAGLSERSVSLTGSPDAVERAKALIDDIVSRGHESSNGQTGSMQEMIIPAGKAGLIIGKGGETIKQLQERAGVKMILIQDGSQGPNIDKPLRIIGDPYKVQQAKDMVNEILRDRDHAGFGDRNEYGSRMGGGGGGGGGNGGGGIDIAVPRHSVGVVIGRNGEMIKKIQSDAGVKIQFKPDDGTGPDKIAHIMGPPDQCQHAASIITDLLQSIRAREEGGQGGPPGGGMLPGGRGRGRGQGNWGPPGGEMTFSIPAHKCGLVIGRGGENVKSINQQTGAFVEISRQPPPNGDPNFKLFIIRGSPQQIDHAKQLIEEKIEAPLCPVGGGGGPGPGGPGGPMGPYNPNPYNAGPPGGAPHGAAPGGPQFCPQGWGNNYQQWQAPGQHDPSKATADPNAAWAAYYAQYYSQQPGGAMPAPTPGATAAAAPGDQSQAAQAPGGQPDYTKAWEEYYKKMGMTQPAGGAAAAPSAAPAATAAAGGAAAGGQQDYSAAWAEYYRQQAAYYGQGGQAPGQAAAPQQGQQPQ from the exons ATGTCTGATTACGGCGGTCTTTCGACTAACGGAGTCGGCGCTGGGATGAAAAATGATGCTTTTGCTGATGCTGTACAACGAGCCAGACAG ATTGCAGCTAAAATTGGTGGAGATGGAGTTCCCGCAGTGAGCAACAACGGAGGTGCTGAGAACTATCCATACGCAGCACAGAAAAGATCCCTGGAAGAAGCAG ATGAACCTGATGCTAAGAAGGTAGCATCACAGAGCGAAATTGATTCTGCATTGT CTATTGGAGCTCAGCTGGCTGCCCTGTCTCAACAAAG TGTTAGGCCCTCCACAATTACAGAAGAGTGCAGAGTGCCTGATGGCATGGTCGGTCTGA TCATTGGCAGAGGAGGTGAACAGATTAACAAAATACAGCAGGATTCTGGTTGCAAGGTCCAGATCGCACATG ACAGTGCTGGTCTTTCAGAAAGAAGTGTTTCTCTGACCGGCTCACCAGACGCCGTAGA GAGAGCCAAGGCACTTATTGATGACATAGTGTCAAGGGGTCATGAGTCATCCAATGGACAGACAGGTTCCATGCAGGAGATGATCATCCCTGCAGGCAAGGCTGGCCTTATTATAGGCAAAGGAGGAGAGACCATTAAACAGCTACAG GAGCGTGCTGGAGTTAAAATGATTCTTATTCAAGATGGATCCCAGGGTCCCAACATCGATAAACCCCTGCGCATCATTGGAGACCCTTACAAAGTGCAG caagcAAAGGATATGGTTAATGAGATTCTACGAGACAGGGATCATGCAGGTTTTGGAGACCGGAATGAATACGGATCGAGgatgggtggaggtggtggcggcggcggcggcaaTGGGGGTGGCGGCATCGAT ATAGCTGTTCCCCGTCACTCTGTGGGAGTTGTAATTGGTCGAAATGGGGAGATGATCAAGAAGATCCAGAGTGATGCTGGAGTGAAGATACAGTTTAAACCAG ATGATGGTACAGGTCCTGACAAAATAGCCCATATTATGGGTCCACCTGACCAGTGTCAGCATGCTGCCTCAATCATCACTGATCTGCTACAGAGCATAAGGGCCCGAGAGGAGGGTGGACAGGGG GGTCCCCCAGGTGGAGGTATGCTGCCTGGTGGGCGAGGACGGGGAAGAGGCCAGGGAAACTGGGGTCCTCCAGGAGGAGAGATGACCTTCTCCATTCCTGCACACAAATGTGGGCTCGTCattggcagaggaggagagaatgtCAAGTCCATCAACCAACAGACCGGTGCATTTGTGGAGATATCTCGTCAGCCTCCACCAAACGGTGACCCAAACTTCAAACTGTTCATCATCCGAGGGTCTCCGCAACAGATTGACCATGCAAAACAGCTTATAGAGGAGAAGATTGAG gctcCACTGTGCCcagttggtggtggtggtggaccAGGTCCAGGAGGCCCAGGTGGTCCAATGGGTCCCTATAATCCCAACCCTTATAATGCAGGGCCACCTGGTGGTGCTCCTCA TGGTGCTGCACCCGGTGGTCCCCAGTTCTGTCCCCAGGGTTGGGGAAATAACTATCAGCAGTGGCAAGCTCCAGGTCAACATGACCCTA GTAAGGCAACAGCAGACCCGAATGCTGCATGGGCGGCTTACTACGCACAGTATTATAGCCAACAGCCAGGAGGTGCCATGCCAGCCCCAACACCTGGAgctactgcagcagcagcaccaggagaTCAGAGCCAGGCAGCACAGGCGCCTGGGGGCCAGCCAGACTACACGAAGGCTTGGGAGGAGTACTACAAGAAGATGGGCATGA ccCAGCCAGCTGGAGGGGCAGCAGCTGCTCCTAGTGCAGCACCAGctgccactgcagcagcaggaggagctgcagctggaggccAGCAGGACTACAGCGCAGCCTGGGCTGAGTACTACAGACAGCAGGCTGCCTACTATGGACAGGGAGGGCAGGCGCCTGGTCAGGCAGCTGCTCCACAGCAGGGACAACAG cCCCAGTAA